A DNA window from Altererythrobacter sp. B11 contains the following coding sequences:
- a CDS encoding M23 family metallopeptidase: MALAANPALAGETTTATQITSALKTDGVASERGDAEFQQLFASWKDLDTKGQLASTPQLGIMIPNGMPVEGVTLTSDYGMRNHPVLGGRRKHDGVDLAAPTGTPVYATADGMVSKASPFGSYGNFIQIEHGGELETRYAHLSGYAVSAGERVHKGQLIGYIGTTGRSTGPHLHYEVRLSGESVDPHPYMITQLAVNEAGGGQGGD; encoded by the coding sequence ATGGCACTCGCCGCGAATCCGGCGCTCGCCGGTGAAACGACCACCGCCACCCAGATCACCAGTGCGCTGAAGACCGATGGCGTCGCGAGCGAACGCGGCGATGCCGAGTTCCAGCAGCTGTTCGCCAGCTGGAAGGATCTCGACACGAAGGGCCAGCTGGCCTCCACCCCGCAGCTGGGCATCATGATCCCCAACGGCATGCCGGTGGAAGGCGTCACGCTCACCAGCGATTACGGCATGCGCAACCACCCCGTGCTGGGCGGTCGCCGCAAGCATGACGGCGTCGATCTTGCCGCCCCCACCGGCACGCCGGTCTATGCCACGGCCGATGGCATGGTTTCCAAGGCCTCGCCCTTCGGCAGCTATGGCAACTTCATCCAGATCGAGCATGGCGGCGAACTCGAGACGCGCTACGCTCATCTTTCCGGCTATGCCGTCTCCGCCGGCGAGCGGGTCCACAAAGGCCAGCTGATCGGCTATATCGGCACCACCGGCCGCTCCACGGGTCCGCACCTTCATTATGAAGTGCGCCTCAGCGGCGAATCGGTCGATCCGCACCCCTACATGATCACGCAGCTGGCGGTGAACGAAGCTGGCGGCGGCCAGGGCGGCGACTGA
- a CDS encoding peroxiredoxin, protein MQERPDTGDMMPDVALERPEGGTVRPADFRGQKLVLFFYPKDDTPGCTTENKDFTALKAEFDAAGVALLGISKDPPAKHGKFIAKHDLAAPLASDAEEDGLADALGIWVEKSMYGRTYMGMERTTYLVDAEGRIARVWRKVKVKGHPAEVLEAARAL, encoded by the coding sequence ATGCAGGAACGCCCCGACACTGGTGACATGATGCCCGATGTGGCGCTGGAACGGCCCGAGGGCGGCACGGTGCGGCCCGCGGATTTTCGCGGGCAGAAGCTGGTGCTATTCTTCTATCCAAAGGACGATACGCCCGGTTGCACCACCGAAAACAAGGATTTCACCGCGCTCAAGGCGGAGTTCGACGCTGCGGGTGTTGCCCTGCTGGGCATCAGCAAGGATCCGCCGGCCAAGCACGGCAAGTTCATCGCCAAGCACGATCTCGCCGCTCCGCTCGCCTCCGATGCGGAGGAGGACGGGCTGGCCGATGCGCTGGGCATCTGGGTGGAAAAGAGCATGTATGGCCGCACCTACATGGGCATGGAGCGGACCACCTATCTGGTGGACGCCGAAGGCCGCATCGCGCGCGTGTGGCGCAAGGTGAAGGTCAAGGGCCACCCGGCGGAGGTGCTGGAGGCGGCGCGGGCGCTGTGA
- a CDS encoding glutamine-synthetase adenylyltransferase yields MADWNGAIARAQAHSPFLALALQRRPDLAELLQAGKGDAALALAREAGEEGDVPAALRREKLALSLSLAVGDLAGAFPLSQVMGELSHFADRALSEAIAEAIRRRVPDAEPAGFFALALGKHGSEELNYSSDIDPILLFDPETLPRRERDEPGDAAQRYARAIMEIMTQPTAEGYVFRVDLRLRPASEVTPLAVSVNAALSHYESSALAWERAAFLRARACSGDIAKGEAFLAAIRPFIWRRSLDFAAIEEIRRLTARIRQAYDGPREPGPGFDIKRGRGGIREVEFFAQTHQLVHGGRRPALRQRGTRAALDALAAEGIISAGDAELLGASYDRLRVIEHRLQMVEDRQTHSLPENPAALDNVARLDGLPDGAALLEELRALCSQVADRYSALLGDDEAEVTAVPVAGAQFAERVDKWRQAIRDRRGVEARAAYDAIVPILLEGLAKAPEPERATARWETFLGRLPSVVNLFRLFEQRPGLLEQVLRVLSLAEPLADELARRPELLDRMIDQSALDLPRPVAALAARMAARETDDDYERKLDRVRQVVGEERFALGVQLIDARHDPLEIASGLARVAEAALQVAAAAACREFESAHGRVPRGELIILGLGRLGGGALTHASDLDLVYLFTGEIGVESDGRRPLTASLYFNRLAQRVTAALSVPTAEGALYEVDTRLRPQGTQGPLAVSLESFARYQKEDAWTWEHMALCRARPVYGPRLGRESLSGILGEVLQAPRDPDALRADVLKMRTDMAAHKPPRGPLDAKLLRGGLVDCEFIIHYLQLRERTAFHPALEQAIAALIAAGLLPESFAGHFEILARLLVSARLLAPDGQEPPPAARGALARACRCEDYAMLIEELNGARRGVAQCWAALFGEELEIE; encoded by the coding sequence ATGGCTGACTGGAACGGAGCAATCGCGCGGGCCCAGGCCCATTCGCCTTTCCTGGCGCTGGCGCTGCAGCGGCGCCCAGATCTTGCCGAGCTGCTGCAGGCGGGCAAGGGGGACGCGGCGCTGGCTCTGGCGCGCGAAGCCGGTGAAGAGGGCGACGTGCCTGCCGCCCTCCGGCGCGAAAAGCTGGCCCTGTCGCTGTCGCTGGCCGTCGGCGATCTGGCCGGGGCCTTCCCGCTCAGCCAGGTGATGGGGGAACTCAGCCATTTTGCCGACCGCGCGCTGAGCGAGGCCATTGCCGAGGCGATCCGCCGCCGCGTACCCGATGCGGAGCCGGCCGGCTTCTTCGCCCTCGCTCTCGGCAAGCATGGCTCCGAAGAGCTGAACTACAGCTCCGACATAGACCCGATCCTGCTGTTCGATCCCGAAACGCTGCCCCGGCGCGAGCGGGACGAGCCGGGGGATGCGGCGCAGCGCTATGCCCGCGCGATCATGGAGATCATGACCCAGCCGACGGCAGAAGGATACGTCTTTCGCGTGGACCTGCGGCTGCGACCGGCGAGCGAAGTGACGCCGCTGGCGGTTTCGGTCAATGCGGCCCTCTCGCACTATGAAAGCTCCGCCCTTGCGTGGGAACGTGCCGCCTTCCTGCGGGCACGGGCCTGCTCGGGCGATATTGCCAAGGGCGAGGCCTTTCTTGCGGCGATCCGCCCCTTCATCTGGCGCCGCAGCCTGGATTTCGCCGCCATCGAGGAAATCCGCCGGCTCACCGCGCGCATCCGGCAGGCCTATGACGGGCCGCGCGAGCCCGGCCCCGGCTTCGACATCAAGCGCGGGCGCGGCGGCATCCGCGAGGTGGAGTTCTTCGCCCAGACGCATCAGCTGGTGCATGGCGGGCGCCGCCCGGCCCTGCGCCAGCGCGGCACGCGCGCGGCGCTGGATGCGCTCGCCGCCGAAGGCATCATTTCCGCCGGCGATGCGGAACTGCTGGGCGCCTCCTACGATCGCCTGCGCGTGATCGAGCACCGTTTGCAGATGGTGGAGGACCGGCAGACGCACAGCCTGCCCGAAAATCCCGCCGCGCTCGACAATGTCGCCCGCCTCGACGGCCTGCCCGATGGCGCGGCGCTGCTGGAGGAACTGCGGGCGCTCTGCAGCCAGGTGGCGGATCGCTATTCCGCGCTGCTCGGGGACGACGAGGCCGAAGTTACAGCCGTCCCGGTGGCCGGCGCGCAATTTGCCGAGCGGGTGGACAAATGGCGGCAGGCGATCCGCGACCGGCGGGGGGTGGAAGCGCGCGCTGCCTATGATGCGATCGTCCCCATCCTGCTCGAGGGCCTCGCCAAGGCACCCGAGCCGGAGCGGGCGACGGCACGGTGGGAGACATTCCTGGGCCGCCTGCCCAGCGTGGTGAACCTGTTCCGCCTGTTCGAGCAGCGCCCCGGCCTGCTCGAACAGGTGCTGCGCGTGCTGAGCCTGGCCGAGCCGCTGGCGGACGAGCTTGCCCGGCGGCCCGAACTGCTCGACCGGATGATCGACCAGAGCGCGCTCGATCTGCCGCGCCCGGTCGCAGCGCTCGCCGCGCGCATGGCGGCGCGGGAGACCGATGACGATTACGAGCGCAAGCTCGACCGCGTGCGTCAGGTGGTGGGGGAGGAACGCTTTGCGCTGGGGGTGCAGCTGATCGATGCGCGGCACGACCCGCTGGAGATTGCCTCGGGCCTCGCGCGCGTGGCCGAAGCCGCTCTGCAGGTGGCGGCGGCGGCAGCATGCCGCGAGTTCGAATCGGCGCACGGGCGGGTGCCGCGGGGCGAGCTTATCATCCTCGGCCTCGGGCGGCTGGGGGGCGGTGCGCTCACCCACGCGTCCGACCTCGATCTGGTCTATCTGTTCACTGGGGAGATCGGCGTGGAATCGGACGGGCGCCGTCCGCTCACCGCCTCGCTCTATTTCAACCGGCTGGCGCAGCGGGTGACCGCCGCGCTCAGCGTGCCCACCGCCGAGGGCGCCCTGTACGAAGTCGACACGCGGCTGCGCCCGCAGGGCACCCAGGGGCCGCTCGCCGTGAGCCTGGAGAGCTTTGCGCGCTACCAGAAGGAGGACGCCTGGACCTGGGAGCATATGGCGCTGTGCCGCGCCCGCCCGGTCTATGGCCCGCGGCTGGGGCGAGAGTCGCTGTCGGGCATCCTTGGCGAGGTGCTGCAGGCGCCACGCGATCCAGACGCGCTGCGCGCCGACGTGCTCAAGATGCGCACCGACATGGCCGCGCACAAACCGCCGCGCGGGCCGCTGGACGCCAAGCTGCTGCGCGGCGGGCTGGTCGATTGCGAATTCATCATCCACTATCTGCAGCTGCGCGAGCGCACGGCCTTCCACCCGGCGCTGGAGCAGGCGATCGCGGCGCTGATCGCTGCCGGGCTGCTGCCGGAGAGCTTTGCCGGCCATTTCGAGATACTCGCCCGGCTGCTGGTCTCTGCGCGGCTGCTGGCGCCGGATGGGCAGGAGCCGCCGCCGGCTGCACGCGGGGCGCTTGCGCGCGCCTGCCGATGCGAGGATTACGCGATGCTGATCGAAGAGCTGAACGGCGCACGGCGCGGCGTTGCGCAATGCTGGGCTGCGCTGTTTGGCGAGGAACTGGAGATCGAATGA
- the phbB gene encoding acetoacetyl-CoA reductase, whose product MARVAIVTGGTRGIGRAICEALKADGMTVVANYAGNEEKARAFTEETGIAAYKWDVGDHAAAVAGCEQVTREVGPVDVLVNNAGITRDGTLMRMSFEDWDDVMRINLGGCFNMAKACFPGMRDRQWGRIVNIGSINGQAGQYGQVNYAAAKSGIHGFTKALAQEGARFGVTVNAIAPGYIDTDMVAAVPENVLEKIVARIPVGRLGHAEEIARGVSFLASDDAGFVTGSTLSINGGQHMY is encoded by the coding sequence ATGGCGCGCGTGGCGATCGTTACTGGTGGAACAAGAGGTATTGGCCGGGCCATTTGCGAGGCCTTGAAGGCGGACGGAATGACCGTGGTCGCCAACTATGCCGGCAACGAGGAAAAGGCGCGCGCCTTTACGGAAGAGACCGGCATTGCAGCCTACAAATGGGACGTGGGCGATCACGCTGCGGCGGTGGCCGGCTGCGAGCAGGTGACGCGCGAAGTCGGGCCGGTGGACGTGCTGGTCAACAACGCCGGCATCACGCGCGACGGCACGCTGATGCGCATGAGCTTCGAAGACTGGGACGATGTGATGCGCATCAACCTGGGCGGCTGCTTCAACATGGCCAAGGCGTGTTTCCCCGGAATGCGCGACCGGCAGTGGGGCCGCATCGTCAACATCGGTTCCATCAACGGTCAGGCCGGGCAGTACGGCCAGGTGAACTATGCCGCTGCGAAAAGCGGCATCCATGGCTTCACCAAGGCGCTGGCGCAGGAAGGCGCGCGCTTCGGCGTCACCGTGAACGCCATCGCCCCGGGCTACATTGATACCGACATGGTCGCGGCCGTGCCCGAAAACGTTCTGGAGAAGATCGTCGCCCGCATTCCGGTCGGCCGACTGGGCCACGCCGAAGAGATTGCCCGCGGTGTCTCCTTCCTCGCGTCGGACGATGCGGGCTTCGTCACCGGATCGACGCTGTCGATCAATGGCGGGCAGCACATGTACTGA
- a CDS encoding ribbon-helix-helix domain-containing protein, with protein MATPYHPPAKRSVEIAGHKTSISLEPLFWEMLRDAAREEGVPVSALVARIDVERIAADTPPGLAGAIRLWLAARLCARAAAGPVQ; from the coding sequence ATGGCTACGCCCTATCATCCGCCTGCCAAGCGTTCGGTCGAGATTGCCGGGCACAAGACCTCGATCAGTCTGGAACCGCTGTTCTGGGAAATGCTGCGCGACGCCGCGCGAGAGGAGGGGGTGCCGGTGAGCGCGCTTGTGGCGCGAATCGATGTGGAGCGGATTGCTGCCGACACGCCCCCGGGCCTGGCGGGGGCTATCCGGCTGTGGCTGGCGGCGCGGCTTTGCGCCCGCGCCGCCGCCGGGCCGGTTCAGTAG
- the galU gene encoding UTP--glucose-1-phosphate uridylyltransferase GalU — MTETRKPIRKAVFPVAGLGTRFLPATKAIPKELLPVVDRPLIQYAVDEAREAGIEQMIFVTGRGKSAIVEHFDIAYELEATMRERGKDLSILDPTRATPGDIITVRQQVPMGLGHAIWCARAIVGDEPFAILLPDELMVGQPGCMAQMVEAYNEVGGNLVSVLEVPMEEVSSYGVIAPGASSGALTEVKGLVEKPPVADAPSNKIVSGRYILQPEVMRTLENQEKGAGGEIQLTDAMAKMIGGQPFHAVTFAGRRFDCGSKTGFVEATLALALERPDMGAEVRAIAERLLA, encoded by the coding sequence ATGACCGAAACGCGCAAACCGATCCGCAAGGCCGTCTTCCCCGTCGCGGGGCTGGGCACCCGCTTCCTCCCGGCGACCAAGGCCATCCCCAAGGAATTGCTGCCGGTGGTGGACCGGCCGCTGATCCAGTACGCCGTGGACGAGGCGCGAGAGGCGGGGATCGAACAGATGATCTTCGTCACCGGCCGCGGCAAGAGCGCGATCGTCGAGCATTTCGATATTGCTTACGAGCTGGAAGCGACCATGCGCGAACGGGGCAAGGATCTCTCCATTCTCGATCCCACGCGCGCGACGCCGGGGGACATCATCACCGTGCGCCAGCAGGTGCCGATGGGGCTGGGCCATGCCATCTGGTGCGCCCGCGCCATCGTGGGGGACGAACCCTTCGCGATCCTGCTGCCGGACGAACTGATGGTGGGCCAGCCCGGCTGCATGGCGCAGATGGTGGAAGCCTATAACGAGGTGGGCGGCAATCTCGTCTCGGTGCTGGAAGTGCCGATGGAGGAGGTTTCCAGCTATGGCGTGATTGCGCCGGGTGCCAGCAGCGGCGCGCTGACGGAAGTGAAGGGCCTGGTGGAAAAGCCGCCGGTGGCCGATGCGCCCTCCAACAAGATCGTCTCCGGCCGCTATATCCTCCAGCCGGAAGTGATGCGCACGCTGGAGAACCAGGAAAAGGGTGCGGGTGGGGAGATCCAGCTCACCGATGCCATGGCCAAGATGATCGGCGGCCAGCCCTTCCATGCGGTGACCTTCGCCGGCCGTCGGTTCGACTGCGGCAGCAAGACCGGCTTCGTCGAAGCGACGCTGGCGCTGGCGCTCGAACGCCCGGACATGGGCGCCGAAGTGCGCGCGATTGCCGAACGCCTGCTGGCCTGA
- a CDS encoding ferritin-like domain-containing protein, with protein sequence MTDLSQAIAAALLTGDPQRKVMATRALVRAWRKGDLASGFSATMPDRPVWPPTLELLPPNRMPKRGRGGSLRNQIALWHSLAHIEFVAIDLALDMAGRFGGGMDRGFVDDFLSVAADEAMHFALIERKLRSLGSAYGALPAHDGLWEAAQETRHDVAARLAVVPMVLEARGLDVTPATLERVRAQGDESGARILKRILDDEIRHVRIGANHFNAWCEMAGIRPQEHWQMLVKRHFRGALKPPFNDSARLAAGLPRDYYAGVA encoded by the coding sequence ATGACCGACCTGTCGCAGGCGATCGCCGCCGCGCTGCTCACCGGCGATCCGCAGCGCAAGGTGATGGCGACGCGGGCTCTGGTGCGCGCCTGGCGCAAGGGGGATCTGGCCAGCGGCTTCTCCGCGACCATGCCCGATCGCCCGGTGTGGCCGCCCACGCTGGAGCTGCTGCCGCCCAATCGCATGCCCAAGCGCGGCCGCGGCGGATCGCTGCGCAACCAGATCGCCCTGTGGCATTCGCTGGCGCATATCGAATTTGTCGCCATCGACCTGGCGCTCGACATGGCGGGCCGATTCGGCGGGGGGATGGACCGCGGCTTCGTGGACGATTTCCTCTCCGTCGCGGCGGACGAGGCGATGCATTTCGCGCTGATCGAGCGGAAGCTGCGCAGCCTCGGCTCGGCCTATGGCGCGCTACCGGCGCATGACGGCTTGTGGGAAGCGGCGCAGGAGACGCGGCACGATGTAGCTGCGCGCCTCGCGGTGGTGCCGATGGTGCTCGAAGCGCGGGGGCTCGACGTCACCCCGGCGACGCTGGAGCGCGTGCGCGCGCAGGGCGATGAAAGCGGGGCGCGCATCCTCAAGCGAATCCTTGACGACGAAATCCGCCATGTCCGGATCGGCGCAAATCACTTTAACGCATGGTGTGAAATGGCGGGAATCCGCCCTCAGGAGCACTGGCAGATGCTGGTGAAGCGCCACTTTCGCGGCGCCCTTAAGCCGCCGTTCAACGACTCAGCGCGCCTCGCAGCCGGTCTGCCGCGAGATTATTACGCGGGTGTTGCCTGA
- a CDS encoding DUF3576 domain-containing protein produces MSAATIPSAEAGHSLARKAATGLLLGTVVLGLAACGGRERPKADIAAAQVTTIGVNSYLWRASLETLSFMPLTQADSAGGVIVTDWYSNPSNPNERMKVSVSILDQDLRADALRVAASRQVLQGGTWVEAPVQAATVQKLEDVILTKARNLRRSAIG; encoded by the coding sequence ATGTCAGCAGCGACCATTCCCAGTGCCGAAGCCGGCCATTCCCTCGCCCGAAAAGCCGCCACCGGCCTGCTGCTGGGCACCGTGGTACTGGGCCTTGCGGCGTGCGGCGGGCGGGAACGTCCCAAAGCGGATATTGCGGCGGCGCAGGTGACGACGATCGGCGTCAATTCCTATCTGTGGCGCGCAAGCCTGGAAACGCTTTCCTTCATGCCGCTCACCCAGGCGGACAGCGCCGGCGGCGTGATCGTGACGGACTGGTATTCCAACCCTTCCAATCCCAATGAGCGGATGAAGGTCTCCGTCTCCATCCTCGACCAGGATCTGCGCGCCGATGCGCTGCGCGTCGCCGCCAGCCGGCAGGTGCTGCAGGGCGGCACATGGGTGGAAGCGCCGGTGCAGGCCGCCACGGTGCAGAAGCTGGAGGATGTCATCCTGACCAAGGCCCGCAACCTGCGCCGCTCGGCGATAGGCTGA
- a CDS encoding helix-turn-helix domain-containing protein: MAQHCGSLTEKEKETLRLILQGHDAKSMAVALDLSVHTINERLRGARRKLGVTSSKEAARLLREREAQTPQFSGPKPLGEAGSHGDERHNTAWKGRIPRPLMIGVLLAMSIMIAAALASLTQPAAPAGGPQTASTAATSAESDVTRAARDWLALVDAEEWQASWAATGAAFRELNSAETWARVSKDARPPLGAVLSRQMLSQESVPAPPMGYEMVKFTTRFANRPDATETLSLVKEGDAWKVVGYWIS; this comes from the coding sequence ATGGCGCAACACTGCGGATCGCTGACCGAGAAAGAGAAGGAGACGCTTCGGCTGATCCTTCAGGGTCATGACGCAAAATCCATGGCCGTCGCGCTCGATCTGTCGGTTCACACGATCAATGAACGGCTGCGCGGCGCGCGCCGCAAGCTAGGGGTTACCAGCAGCAAGGAAGCGGCACGGCTGCTGCGCGAGCGGGAAGCCCAAACCCCCCAATTTTCTGGACCCAAGCCTTTGGGGGAAGCGGGGAGCCACGGCGATGAGCGACACAACACGGCATGGAAGGGGCGGATTCCCCGCCCTCTGATGATCGGAGTACTTCTTGCCATGTCCATCATGATAGCGGCCGCGCTGGCCTCTCTCACCCAGCCGGCGGCGCCTGCTGGCGGGCCGCAAACGGCTTCTACCGCCGCGACCTCCGCCGAATCGGACGTCACCCGCGCCGCGCGTGACTGGCTGGCGCTGGTGGATGCCGAGGAATGGCAGGCGAGCTGGGCGGCCACTGGCGCGGCATTTCGCGAGCTCAACAGCGCCGAAACCTGGGCGCGCGTTTCCAAAGATGCCCGCCCGCCGCTCGGCGCGGTCCTCTCGCGTCAGATGCTGAGCCAGGAAAGCGTGCCTGCCCCGCCCATGGGCTATGAAATGGTGAAGTTCACCACGCGATTCGCGAACCGGCCGGACGCCACCGAAACCCTTTCCCTGGTGAAGGAGGGCGATGCCTGGAAGGTGGTCGGCTACTGGATATCGTAG
- a CDS encoding agmatine deiminase family protein — protein sequence MSFRMPAEFAPQDWIWIGFPHDPAEWPESLPRAQEQIAAFANAVAETGQEVRLVVRDAANEMRARDLVSGSVVLERQAYGDIWLRDTGPLVLLDGHGGRIGRRFGFNGWGGKFEMEGDQAVGAALAADAGLPCDAREWILEGGAIDTDGTGLLVTTEQCLLNRNRNPQLTREEIAARLRSDLGFDRILWLGEGLLGDHTDGHVDNLARFVAPGRLALPLPSGPDDPNAAIYADARARARDFGLEVVDVPSPGLMEDGGDVEPASYMNFAICSDIVVVPTYGSVHDEDGVAAVRALFPHRAVIGLPADAVLAGGGSFHCASQHVPSVT from the coding sequence ATGAGCTTCCGCATGCCCGCCGAATTCGCCCCGCAGGATTGGATCTGGATCGGCTTCCCGCATGATCCGGCCGAATGGCCCGAGTCTTTGCCGCGCGCGCAGGAGCAGATTGCCGCCTTCGCCAACGCCGTTGCCGAGACGGGGCAGGAAGTGCGGCTGGTGGTGCGCGATGCCGCCAATGAGATGCGCGCGCGCGATCTGGTGAGCGGATCGGTGGTGCTGGAGCGGCAGGCCTATGGCGACATCTGGCTGCGCGACACCGGGCCGCTTGTCCTGCTGGATGGGCATGGCGGGCGCATCGGCCGTCGCTTCGGCTTCAACGGCTGGGGCGGCAAGTTCGAGATGGAGGGCGACCAGGCGGTGGGCGCGGCGCTGGCGGCCGATGCCGGCCTGCCCTGCGACGCGCGCGAGTGGATCCTGGAAGGCGGGGCAATTGATACGGACGGCACCGGCCTGCTCGTCACCACCGAGCAGTGCCTGCTCAACCGCAACCGCAACCCCCAGTTGACGCGGGAGGAGATCGCCGCCCGGCTGCGGTCGGACCTCGGTTTTGATCGGATCCTGTGGCTGGGCGAAGGCCTGCTGGGCGACCACACCGATGGCCATGTGGACAATCTCGCCCGCTTCGTCGCCCCCGGCAGGCTCGCGCTGCCGTTGCCGAGCGGACCGGATGATCCCAATGCCGCCATCTATGCCGATGCGCGTGCGCGCGCGCGCGACTTCGGGCTGGAGGTGGTGGACGTGCCGTCCCCCGGCCTGATGGAGGATGGCGGCGATGTGGAGCCGGCCAGCTACATGAACTTCGCCATCTGCAGCGACATCGTGGTGGTGCCCACCTATGGCTCGGTGCATGACGAGGATGGCGTGGCGGCGGTGCGCGCCCTGTTCCCCCATCGCGCCGTAATCGGCCTTCCGGCCGACGCGGTGCTGGCCGGCGGGGGCAGCTTCCACTGCGCCAGCCAGCATGTGCCTTCGGTGACGTAA